The following are encoded together in the Cicer arietinum cultivar CDC Frontier isolate Library 1 chromosome 2, Cicar.CDCFrontier_v2.0, whole genome shotgun sequence genome:
- the LOC140919477 gene encoding aspartate carbamoyltransferase 1, chloroplastic-like — MNAASLFSCSMHMGVTNPKIDSKTSAFCLLNRPRIHLKSFSPFEVLEKSKLSSKGSEILCRAGALQVESAPLFSVGQKFQFDDVIEAQQFDRETLSAIFEVARSMENIRNNSSGSQMLKGYLMATLFYEPSTRTRLSFESAMKRLGGDVLTTENAREFSSVAKGETLEDTIRTVEGYSDVIVMRHFESGAAKKAAATATIPVINAGDGPGQHPTQV; from the exons ATGAATGCTGCTTCGTTATTCTCATGCTCTATGCATATGGGAGTTACTAATCCAAAGATAGATTCAAAAACCTCTGCATTTTGTTTATTAAACCGTCCGCGGATTCATTTGAAGTCATTTTCACCGTTTGAAGTTTTGGAAAAATCGAAACTTTCAAGCAAAGGCAGCGAGATTCTGTGCCGGGCGGGCGCACTTCAAGTTGAAAGTGCACCTTTGTTTTCTGTTGGGCAAAAGTTTCAATTTGATGATGTGATTGAAGCTCAACAATTTGATAGAGAAACTCTCAGTGCTATATTTGAAGTTGCAAGGAGTATGGAGAATATTCGGAACAACTCGTCCGGGAGCCAAATGCTAAAGGGTTACCTCATGGCTACATTGTTTTATGAACCTTCCACTAGAACTAGGCTTTCATTTGAATCTGCCATGAAAAGATTAGGTGGGGATGTTCTCACAACTGAAAATGCTAGAGAGTTTTCGTCCGTGGCTAAAGGAGAGACGCTCGAAG ATACTATAAGAACGGTTGAAGGTTACTCTGATGTAATTGTGATGCGGCACTTTGAAAGTGGTGCAGCCAAAAAAGCTGCAGCAACTGCTACCATTCCAGTAATCAATGCAGGCGATGGCCCGGGACAGCATCCCACTCAGGTATGA
- the LOC101511836 gene encoding uncharacterized protein isoform X3: MFVSKHGSQSEIILRVKQGDNPTFGFLMPDHPIHPYFRFLVDHQELLKVDKDDGDSTLDKNRSQGLDQTGGALSLLGSVYGSGEDEDGTTESTSDLERNTHVGAVDTATTYASPGIEQAESSSDAIKKDRSISKNSIPLKEKVPVIKRNQSISNVKTATSAKAKTGDAPDSGSSGANKSQTFVPSTAKIELPVVEPPSDIKRVIERIVEFIVKNGRQFEAVLAEQDRAHGRFPFLLPSNRYHSYYLKVLQTAEEESKLPGKGYQKHNPAGRAGDTNTAVHEENDSLSIGSMDSDLPNDMDRKEKFKMIIGKSKKDGQDPTLKNSQSQTTISMDAAATAAILQAATRGIKNPKLEFFTKTSSGNGGNLSSSGSLHSSQLQGFVQHRNLNLEGRASVPVAKAIAETVAIAAAGEADSSEAHMTKEQKLKAERLKRAKMFAAMIKSGVGAFKSELPRALSVEPPGSGLSGSDAEVGNFAGKEREGSSVPFDADNSDKSHMSEAKLSDDNSDRSHKSEVKLAIDNNNERRSKRKYRSRSSKHEEEEEEEEVEENKEDIRDHKRSRKKHRSHRSSHRSRDRDADRERDRNKRKHKRRDSSSKDKYSYRESKHDSSSDDEHQHLRHHRKYDSSSDEKHHSSRRQHEHRHSQSPDCEHRHSRKHYSSSDDEEHRHRNRNTKHKSRSHAEREVELEEGEIVKSDKSQASELGRGSREASVGLSKSTKAPSQSPEVTDVSDELRAKIRAMLMANM, translated from the exons ATGTTTGTCAGCAAACATGGAAGCCAATCCGAAATTATTCTGAGGGTGAAACAAGGAGATAATCCAACATTTGGGTTCCTGATGCCTGATCATCCTATTCATCCATATTTTAGGTTTCTTGTTGATCATCAAGAACTTCTGAAAGTTGACAAAGATGATGGAGACTCAACTTTGGACAAGAATAGAAGTCAGGGGCTGGATCAAACAGGTGGTGCTTTGTCTTTGCTTGGATCTGTCTATGGATCTGGAGAGGATGAGGATGGTACAACTGAAAGTACTAGCGACCTTGAGAGAAACACACATGTGGGAGCTGTTGATACTGCTACTACTTATGCTTCTCCTGGGATAGAACAGGCAGAATCTTCTTCAGATGCAATCAAAAAGGACAGAAGCATTTCTAAAAACTCAATTCCTTTGAAAGAAAAAGTTCCTGTTATAAAGCGGAATCAATCTATTAGTAATGTTAAGACAGCAACTTCAGCTAAGGCAAAAACAGGTGATGCCCCGGATTCAGGGTCTAGTGGTGCAAACAAATCACAGACTTTTGTCCCTAGTACTGCTAAGATTGAACTGCCTGTTGTTGAACCTCCATCTGACATAAAGAGAGTTATTGAGAGGATAGTTGAGTTCATCGTAAAAAATGGCAGACAATTTGAGGCTGTTCTTGCTGAACAGGATCGTGCTCATGGAAGGTTCCCATTTCTTCTGCCGTCTAATCGATATCATTCTTACTATCTGAAAGTTCTTCAAACTGCTGAAGAAGAG TCTAAGTTACCAGGCAAGGGCTACCAGAAGCACAACCCAGCGGGTCGTGCAGGGGATACTAACACTGCTGTACACGAAGAAAACGACAGTCTTTCAATTGGATCTATGGATTCTGACCTACCAAATGACATGGATCGGAAAGAGAAATTCAAAATGATTATTGGCAAGTCAAAGAAGGATGGTCAAGATCCTACACTCAAAAACAGCCAATCTCAAACCACAATTAGCATGGATGCGGCGGCAACTGCAGCTATTCTTCAGGCGGCTACTAGGGGTATTAAAAATCCCAAGTTAGAATTTTTTACTAAGACGTCAAGTGGAAATGGTGGGAATTTGTCGAGCTCTGGGAGTTTGCATTCATCTCAACTGCAGGGTTTTGTTCAACATCGCAATCTGAATTTGGAAGGTAGAGCTTCTGTGCCTGTTGCCAAGGCAATTGCAGAAACAGTAGCTATTGCAGCAGCAGGTGAGGCAGACTCCTCTGAAGCACATATGACTAAAGAGCAAAAGCTTAAGGCAGAGAGATTGAAACGAGCAAAGATGTTTGCAGCCATGATTAAAAGTGGAGTTGGAGCATTTAAAAGTGAACTGCCACGAGCTTTATCTGTTGAGCCACCAGGCTCTGGACTTTCAGGTTCAGATGCCGAGGTTGGAAATTTTGCGGGTAAAGAAAGGGAAGGAAGTTCTGTTCCATTTGATGCTGATAACTCAGATAAAAGTCACATGTCTGAGGCAAAGCTTTCTGATGATAATTCAGATAGAAGTCACAAATCTGAGGTGAAACTTgctattgataataataatgaaaggCGATCAAAAAGAAAGTACCGCTCAAGGTCCAGTAAACAcgaagaggaggaggaggaggaggaagtagaagaaaataaagaagaTATAAGGGATCACAAACGATCCAGAAAAAAGCATCGATCGCATAGATCTTCACACAGAAGTCGGGATAGGGATGCAGACAGAGAAAGGGACAGAAACAAGCGGAAGCACAAGAGAAGAGATTCCTCCTCCAAAGACAAGTATTCATATAGGGAGAGTAAGCATGACAGCTCCTCCGATGATGAGCATCAACACTTGAGGCATCATCGTAAATATGATAGCTCCTCTGATGAAAAGCACCACTCTTCTCGACGACAACATGAGCATAGACATTCACAATCACCAGACTGTGAGCATAGACATTCGCGTAAACATTATAGTTCATCTGATGACGAGGAGCATAGGCACCGAAACAGAAATACAAAGCATAAGAGCAGATCTCATGCAGAAAGAGAGGTAGAGTTGGAGGAGGGTGAGATAGTGAAATCAGACAAGTCACAAGCAAGTGAGCTTGGGAGGGGTAGCAGAGAGGCTTCTGTAGGATTATCTAAGTCTACAAAGGCACCATCTCAATCACCTGAAGTAACTGATGTTTCCGATGAGCTTAGAGCCAAAATCAGAGCCATGTTGATGGCTAATATGTAA
- the LOC101511836 gene encoding uncharacterized protein isoform X1: protein MDLEVVGRHAMLFDDDGMAAFVNSPEALVDWNSLSIDRYDVRHLLPGPIPPRLKRRPLHPSSSSSLEADLDHQRYLDLRSSPSHEQPQDNDSGAMNSAGYRAVAFSYENFNVSTETKDNDTESGFRPNFPVPESLLHNLPPNEKIHQIISRTAMFVSKHGSQSEIILRVKQGDNPTFGFLMPDHPIHPYFRFLVDHQELLKVDKDDGDSTLDKNRSQGLDQTGGALSLLGSVYGSGEDEDGTTESTSDLERNTHVGAVDTATTYASPGIEQAESSSDAIKKDRSISKNSIPLKEKVPVIKRNQSISNVKTATSAKAKTGDAPDSGSSGANKSQTFVPSTAKIELPVVEPPSDIKRVIERIVEFIVKNGRQFEAVLAEQDRAHGRFPFLLPSNRYHSYYLKVLQTAEEESKLPGKGYQKHNPAGRAGDTNTAVHEENDSLSIGSMDSDLPNDMDRKEKFKMIIGKSKKDGQDPTLKNSQSQTTISMDAAATAAILQAATRGIKNPKLEFFTKTSSGNGGNLSSSGSLHSSQLQGFVQHRNLNLEGRASVPVAKAIAETVAIAAAGEADSSEAHMTKEQKLKAERLKRAKMFAAMIKSGVGAFKSELPRALSVEPPGSGLSGSDAEVGNFAGKEREGSSVPFDADNSDKSHMSEAKLSDDNSDRSHKSEVKLAIDNNNERRSKRKYRSRSSKHEEEEEEEEVEENKEDIRDHKRSRKKHRSHRSSHRSRDRDADRERDRNKRKHKRRDSSSKDKYSYRESKHDSSSDDEHQHLRHHRKYDSSSDEKHHSSRRQHEHRHSQSPDCEHRHSRKHYSSSDDEEHRHRNRNTKHKSRSHAEREVELEEGEIVKSDKSQASELGRGSREASVGLSKSTKAPSQSPEVTDVSDELRAKIRAMLMANM, encoded by the exons ATAATGATTCAGGTGCAATGAATTCAGCTGGCTATCGTGCTGTTGCATTttcatatgaaaattttaatgtgTCCACTGAGACAAAGGACAATGATACTGAGTCTGGTTTCCGTCCTAATTTTCCAGTACCAGAAAGCTTACTTCATAACCTG CCTCCAAATGAAAAAATACATCAGATTATTTCAAGGACGGCAATGTTTGTCAGCAAACATGGAAGCCAATCCGAAATTATTCTGAGGGTGAAACAAGGAGATAATCCAACATTTGGGTTCCTGATGCCTGATCATCCTATTCATCCATATTTTAGGTTTCTTGTTGATCATCAAGAACTTCTGAAAGTTGACAAAGATGATGGAGACTCAACTTTGGACAAGAATAGAAGTCAGGGGCTGGATCAAACAGGTGGTGCTTTGTCTTTGCTTGGATCTGTCTATGGATCTGGAGAGGATGAGGATGGTACAACTGAAAGTACTAGCGACCTTGAGAGAAACACACATGTGGGAGCTGTTGATACTGCTACTACTTATGCTTCTCCTGGGATAGAACAGGCAGAATCTTCTTCAGATGCAATCAAAAAGGACAGAAGCATTTCTAAAAACTCAATTCCTTTGAAAGAAAAAGTTCCTGTTATAAAGCGGAATCAATCTATTAGTAATGTTAAGACAGCAACTTCAGCTAAGGCAAAAACAGGTGATGCCCCGGATTCAGGGTCTAGTGGTGCAAACAAATCACAGACTTTTGTCCCTAGTACTGCTAAGATTGAACTGCCTGTTGTTGAACCTCCATCTGACATAAAGAGAGTTATTGAGAGGATAGTTGAGTTCATCGTAAAAAATGGCAGACAATTTGAGGCTGTTCTTGCTGAACAGGATCGTGCTCATGGAAGGTTCCCATTTCTTCTGCCGTCTAATCGATATCATTCTTACTATCTGAAAGTTCTTCAAACTGCTGAAGAAGAG TCTAAGTTACCAGGCAAGGGCTACCAGAAGCACAACCCAGCGGGTCGTGCAGGGGATACTAACACTGCTGTACACGAAGAAAACGACAGTCTTTCAATTGGATCTATGGATTCTGACCTACCAAATGACATGGATCGGAAAGAGAAATTCAAAATGATTATTGGCAAGTCAAAGAAGGATGGTCAAGATCCTACACTCAAAAACAGCCAATCTCAAACCACAATTAGCATGGATGCGGCGGCAACTGCAGCTATTCTTCAGGCGGCTACTAGGGGTATTAAAAATCCCAAGTTAGAATTTTTTACTAAGACGTCAAGTGGAAATGGTGGGAATTTGTCGAGCTCTGGGAGTTTGCATTCATCTCAACTGCAGGGTTTTGTTCAACATCGCAATCTGAATTTGGAAGGTAGAGCTTCTGTGCCTGTTGCCAAGGCAATTGCAGAAACAGTAGCTATTGCAGCAGCAGGTGAGGCAGACTCCTCTGAAGCACATATGACTAAAGAGCAAAAGCTTAAGGCAGAGAGATTGAAACGAGCAAAGATGTTTGCAGCCATGATTAAAAGTGGAGTTGGAGCATTTAAAAGTGAACTGCCACGAGCTTTATCTGTTGAGCCACCAGGCTCTGGACTTTCAGGTTCAGATGCCGAGGTTGGAAATTTTGCGGGTAAAGAAAGGGAAGGAAGTTCTGTTCCATTTGATGCTGATAACTCAGATAAAAGTCACATGTCTGAGGCAAAGCTTTCTGATGATAATTCAGATAGAAGTCACAAATCTGAGGTGAAACTTgctattgataataataatgaaaggCGATCAAAAAGAAAGTACCGCTCAAGGTCCAGTAAACAcgaagaggaggaggaggaggaggaagtagaagaaaataaagaagaTATAAGGGATCACAAACGATCCAGAAAAAAGCATCGATCGCATAGATCTTCACACAGAAGTCGGGATAGGGATGCAGACAGAGAAAGGGACAGAAACAAGCGGAAGCACAAGAGAAGAGATTCCTCCTCCAAAGACAAGTATTCATATAGGGAGAGTAAGCATGACAGCTCCTCCGATGATGAGCATCAACACTTGAGGCATCATCGTAAATATGATAGCTCCTCTGATGAAAAGCACCACTCTTCTCGACGACAACATGAGCATAGACATTCACAATCACCAGACTGTGAGCATAGACATTCGCGTAAACATTATAGTTCATCTGATGACGAGGAGCATAGGCACCGAAACAGAAATACAAAGCATAAGAGCAGATCTCATGCAGAAAGAGAGGTAGAGTTGGAGGAGGGTGAGATAGTGAAATCAGACAAGTCACAAGCAAGTGAGCTTGGGAGGGGTAGCAGAGAGGCTTCTGTAGGATTATCTAAGTCTACAAAGGCACCATCTCAATCACCTGAAGTAACTGATGTTTCCGATGAGCTTAGAGCCAAAATCAGAGCCATGTTGATGGCTAATATGTAA
- the LOC101511836 gene encoding uncharacterized protein isoform X2, whose product MQCNMLQFLCQTTNNDSGAMNSAGYRAVAFSYENFNVSTETKDNDTESGFRPNFPVPESLLHNLPPNEKIHQIISRTAMFVSKHGSQSEIILRVKQGDNPTFGFLMPDHPIHPYFRFLVDHQELLKVDKDDGDSTLDKNRSQGLDQTGGALSLLGSVYGSGEDEDGTTESTSDLERNTHVGAVDTATTYASPGIEQAESSSDAIKKDRSISKNSIPLKEKVPVIKRNQSISNVKTATSAKAKTGDAPDSGSSGANKSQTFVPSTAKIELPVVEPPSDIKRVIERIVEFIVKNGRQFEAVLAEQDRAHGRFPFLLPSNRYHSYYLKVLQTAEEESKLPGKGYQKHNPAGRAGDTNTAVHEENDSLSIGSMDSDLPNDMDRKEKFKMIIGKSKKDGQDPTLKNSQSQTTISMDAAATAAILQAATRGIKNPKLEFFTKTSSGNGGNLSSSGSLHSSQLQGFVQHRNLNLEGRASVPVAKAIAETVAIAAAGEADSSEAHMTKEQKLKAERLKRAKMFAAMIKSGVGAFKSELPRALSVEPPGSGLSGSDAEVGNFAGKEREGSSVPFDADNSDKSHMSEAKLSDDNSDRSHKSEVKLAIDNNNERRSKRKYRSRSSKHEEEEEEEEVEENKEDIRDHKRSRKKHRSHRSSHRSRDRDADRERDRNKRKHKRRDSSSKDKYSYRESKHDSSSDDEHQHLRHHRKYDSSSDEKHHSSRRQHEHRHSQSPDCEHRHSRKHYSSSDDEEHRHRNRNTKHKSRSHAEREVELEEGEIVKSDKSQASELGRGSREASVGLSKSTKAPSQSPEVTDVSDELRAKIRAMLMANM is encoded by the exons ATAATGATTCAGGTGCAATGAATTCAGCTGGCTATCGTGCTGTTGCATTttcatatgaaaattttaatgtgTCCACTGAGACAAAGGACAATGATACTGAGTCTGGTTTCCGTCCTAATTTTCCAGTACCAGAAAGCTTACTTCATAACCTG CCTCCAAATGAAAAAATACATCAGATTATTTCAAGGACGGCAATGTTTGTCAGCAAACATGGAAGCCAATCCGAAATTATTCTGAGGGTGAAACAAGGAGATAATCCAACATTTGGGTTCCTGATGCCTGATCATCCTATTCATCCATATTTTAGGTTTCTTGTTGATCATCAAGAACTTCTGAAAGTTGACAAAGATGATGGAGACTCAACTTTGGACAAGAATAGAAGTCAGGGGCTGGATCAAACAGGTGGTGCTTTGTCTTTGCTTGGATCTGTCTATGGATCTGGAGAGGATGAGGATGGTACAACTGAAAGTACTAGCGACCTTGAGAGAAACACACATGTGGGAGCTGTTGATACTGCTACTACTTATGCTTCTCCTGGGATAGAACAGGCAGAATCTTCTTCAGATGCAATCAAAAAGGACAGAAGCATTTCTAAAAACTCAATTCCTTTGAAAGAAAAAGTTCCTGTTATAAAGCGGAATCAATCTATTAGTAATGTTAAGACAGCAACTTCAGCTAAGGCAAAAACAGGTGATGCCCCGGATTCAGGGTCTAGTGGTGCAAACAAATCACAGACTTTTGTCCCTAGTACTGCTAAGATTGAACTGCCTGTTGTTGAACCTCCATCTGACATAAAGAGAGTTATTGAGAGGATAGTTGAGTTCATCGTAAAAAATGGCAGACAATTTGAGGCTGTTCTTGCTGAACAGGATCGTGCTCATGGAAGGTTCCCATTTCTTCTGCCGTCTAATCGATATCATTCTTACTATCTGAAAGTTCTTCAAACTGCTGAAGAAGAG TCTAAGTTACCAGGCAAGGGCTACCAGAAGCACAACCCAGCGGGTCGTGCAGGGGATACTAACACTGCTGTACACGAAGAAAACGACAGTCTTTCAATTGGATCTATGGATTCTGACCTACCAAATGACATGGATCGGAAAGAGAAATTCAAAATGATTATTGGCAAGTCAAAGAAGGATGGTCAAGATCCTACACTCAAAAACAGCCAATCTCAAACCACAATTAGCATGGATGCGGCGGCAACTGCAGCTATTCTTCAGGCGGCTACTAGGGGTATTAAAAATCCCAAGTTAGAATTTTTTACTAAGACGTCAAGTGGAAATGGTGGGAATTTGTCGAGCTCTGGGAGTTTGCATTCATCTCAACTGCAGGGTTTTGTTCAACATCGCAATCTGAATTTGGAAGGTAGAGCTTCTGTGCCTGTTGCCAAGGCAATTGCAGAAACAGTAGCTATTGCAGCAGCAGGTGAGGCAGACTCCTCTGAAGCACATATGACTAAAGAGCAAAAGCTTAAGGCAGAGAGATTGAAACGAGCAAAGATGTTTGCAGCCATGATTAAAAGTGGAGTTGGAGCATTTAAAAGTGAACTGCCACGAGCTTTATCTGTTGAGCCACCAGGCTCTGGACTTTCAGGTTCAGATGCCGAGGTTGGAAATTTTGCGGGTAAAGAAAGGGAAGGAAGTTCTGTTCCATTTGATGCTGATAACTCAGATAAAAGTCACATGTCTGAGGCAAAGCTTTCTGATGATAATTCAGATAGAAGTCACAAATCTGAGGTGAAACTTgctattgataataataatgaaaggCGATCAAAAAGAAAGTACCGCTCAAGGTCCAGTAAACAcgaagaggaggaggaggaggaggaagtagaagaaaataaagaagaTATAAGGGATCACAAACGATCCAGAAAAAAGCATCGATCGCATAGATCTTCACACAGAAGTCGGGATAGGGATGCAGACAGAGAAAGGGACAGAAACAAGCGGAAGCACAAGAGAAGAGATTCCTCCTCCAAAGACAAGTATTCATATAGGGAGAGTAAGCATGACAGCTCCTCCGATGATGAGCATCAACACTTGAGGCATCATCGTAAATATGATAGCTCCTCTGATGAAAAGCACCACTCTTCTCGACGACAACATGAGCATAGACATTCACAATCACCAGACTGTGAGCATAGACATTCGCGTAAACATTATAGTTCATCTGATGACGAGGAGCATAGGCACCGAAACAGAAATACAAAGCATAAGAGCAGATCTCATGCAGAAAGAGAGGTAGAGTTGGAGGAGGGTGAGATAGTGAAATCAGACAAGTCACAAGCAAGTGAGCTTGGGAGGGGTAGCAGAGAGGCTTCTGTAGGATTATCTAAGTCTACAAAGGCACCATCTCAATCACCTGAAGTAACTGATGTTTCCGATGAGCTTAGAGCCAAAATCAGAGCCATGTTGATGGCTAATATGTAA